Proteins found in one Amycolatopsis aidingensis genomic segment:
- a CDS encoding GntP family permease, with amino-acid sequence MTGFLEWLHHSTGGLLTLAAVSIAVLLLLIIRFRMEPFIALIVIGLLTALAAGLPVGTIVGSAQGASDSLLEDGFGGVLGHIAAIIGLGTLLGAILEKSGGAQVLTAALLRAFGEKRAPLAMGIAGLIFGIPVFFDIGIFVLAPLVYVAAKQAGRSILLYCLPLIAGLSVTHAFLPPHPGPVAAAGLLGVDLGWVILMGAICGIPAWFVGGVLFSSWIGNRIHVPVPEEMLAAATMDGEGPGTATRPPSLGLVSSIIAIPLVLILAGTFGSIWLPDGSTLTGIATFLGTPAVALTGAVLLAFWLLGTRRGMTAKRLSELSATALRPVAMILLVVGAGAFFGSVLAATGIGKAVAGSLESAGLPVILAAYVISCGMRIAQGSATVAIVTTTGIIAPTVAQLGYSQPQLALLVVAIAAGSIIASHVNDGGFWIVSRYFGISVSDTLKTWTVLETILSVVGFAVSAALMTIL; translated from the coding sequence ATGACCGGGTTCCTGGAATGGCTGCACCACTCCACCGGCGGGCTGCTCACCCTCGCCGCGGTGTCCATCGCGGTGCTGTTGTTGCTCATCATCAGGTTCCGGATGGAGCCGTTCATCGCGCTGATCGTGATCGGCCTGCTCACCGCGCTGGCGGCGGGGCTGCCGGTGGGCACCATCGTCGGCTCCGCGCAGGGGGCATCGGACTCGCTGCTGGAGGACGGTTTCGGTGGGGTACTCGGGCATATCGCCGCGATCATCGGCCTGGGCACGCTGCTCGGCGCGATTCTGGAGAAGTCCGGTGGGGCGCAGGTGCTCACTGCGGCCCTGCTGCGGGCGTTCGGGGAGAAGCGGGCCCCGCTGGCGATGGGTATCGCCGGCCTGATCTTCGGCATCCCGGTGTTCTTCGACATCGGCATCTTCGTGCTCGCCCCGCTGGTCTACGTGGCCGCCAAGCAGGCAGGCCGGTCGATCCTGCTGTACTGCCTGCCGCTGATCGCCGGGCTGTCGGTCACCCACGCCTTCCTGCCGCCCCATCCCGGGCCGGTGGCCGCCGCAGGCCTGCTCGGGGTGGACCTCGGCTGGGTCATCCTGATGGGCGCGATCTGCGGGATCCCGGCCTGGTTCGTGGGCGGGGTGTTGTTCTCGTCCTGGATCGGTAACCGGATCCACGTGCCGGTGCCGGAGGAGATGCTTGCCGCGGCCACAATGGACGGTGAGGGTCCCGGCACCGCCACCCGCCCGCCCTCGCTCGGCCTGGTGTCCTCGATCATCGCCATCCCACTGGTGCTGATCCTCGCGGGCACCTTCGGCAGCATCTGGTTACCCGATGGCTCGACGCTCACCGGGATCGCGACCTTCCTCGGCACCCCCGCGGTGGCGCTGACCGGGGCCGTGCTACTGGCGTTCTGGCTGCTCGGCACCCGTCGCGGGATGACGGCGAAACGGCTCAGCGAGCTGTCCGCGACGGCCCTGCGGCCGGTGGCGATGATCCTGCTGGTGGTCGGGGCGGGTGCGTTCTTCGGCTCGGTGCTGGCCGCGACCGGGATCGGCAAGGCGGTCGCGGGCTCGCTGGAGTCCGCGGGCCTGCCGGTGATCCTCGCCGCGTACGTGATCAGCTGCGGAATGCGGATCGCGCAGGGTTCGGCGACGGTGGCGATCGTGACCACGACCGGGATCATCGCACCCACCGTGGCGCAACTGGGGTACTCCCAGCCGCAGCTGGCCCTGCTGGTGGTCGCGATCGCCGCAGGCTCGATCATCGCCTCGCACGTGAACGACGGCGGCTTCTGGATCGTCTCGCGGTACTTCGGCATCTCCGTTTCGGACACGCTCAAGACCTGGACCGTGCTGGAAACCATTCTCTCGGTGGTCGGCTTCGCCGTCTCCGCCGCACTGATGACCATCCTGTAG
- a CDS encoding lactonase family protein, translated as MIDRRRFLGALGVAGVGSILGAGPANAAPTGRRGQTVFLGSYSTWGSPPGAGLQVAARSGAELTVRHTVPGVPDASFFAFSPGRRTLYVTNELVPDGTVTALDLADPRRPRVLGSRTTLGAGPTHLSVHPSGRYLLTANYTDGTVVVHPIRSGGSLGEPTDLVRHTGTERDPHAHQVLTDPSGNWVLAVDLGADSVYVYKLDPWAGKLRLHEQVRLPDGAGPRHLAFDPHGRFAYILGELRPEITVASWDPARGKLTPGATVPTVPDSAPRPQYPAEIAVSADGRFVYASNRGEDTLATFAVRGYGRELHRIGENVPTGGAWPRHFTLDPTQRWFYVANQNSGTVTWLPRDPRTGLPGAVAGKVAVPSVAIVAFHC; from the coding sequence ATGATCGACCGTCGCAGATTCCTCGGCGCCCTCGGGGTGGCCGGGGTCGGCAGCATCCTCGGCGCGGGGCCCGCGAACGCGGCCCCCACCGGCCGTCGCGGCCAGACCGTCTTCCTCGGCAGCTACTCCACCTGGGGCTCACCGCCGGGAGCGGGCCTGCAGGTGGCAGCCAGGTCCGGCGCCGAGCTGACCGTGCGGCACACCGTCCCCGGGGTGCCGGACGCCTCGTTCTTCGCCTTCTCCCCCGGCAGGCGGACCCTGTACGTCACCAACGAGCTGGTGCCGGACGGTACGGTCACCGCGCTGGACCTCGCCGACCCGCGGCGCCCGCGGGTGCTCGGCAGCCGGACCACCCTCGGGGCGGGGCCGACGCACCTTTCGGTGCATCCCAGCGGCCGGTACCTGCTCACCGCGAACTACACCGACGGCACCGTGGTGGTGCACCCGATCCGGTCCGGAGGGTCGCTCGGCGAACCCACCGACCTAGTGCGGCACACCGGGACCGAGCGTGACCCGCACGCGCACCAGGTGCTCACCGATCCCAGCGGCAACTGGGTGCTCGCGGTGGATCTCGGCGCGGACTCGGTGTACGTCTACAAGCTGGACCCGTGGGCGGGAAAGCTGCGGCTACACGAGCAGGTACGGCTGCCGGACGGCGCGGGGCCGCGGCACCTGGCCTTCGACCCGCACGGACGGTTCGCCTACATCCTCGGCGAGCTGCGACCGGAGATCACCGTGGCGTCCTGGGACCCGGCACGCGGCAAGCTGACGCCGGGCGCGACCGTGCCCACGGTGCCGGACAGCGCGCCAAGGCCGCAGTATCCGGCCGAGATCGCGGTGTCGGCCGACGGACGGTTCGTGTACGCCTCCAACCGTGGCGAGGACACCCTCGCCACCTTCGCGGTCCGCGGTTACGGGCGGGAGCTGCACCGGATCGGCGAGAACGTGCCGACCGGGGGTGCCTGGCCGCGGCACTTCACCCTGGACCCCACCCAGCGGTGGTTCTACGTGGCCAACCAGAACTCGGGAACGGTCACCTGGCTGCCCCGCGACCCGCGCACCGGCCTGCCCGGCGCCGTGGCCGGGAAGGTGGCGGTGCCCTCGGTCGCCATCGTCGCGTTCCATTGCTGA
- a CDS encoding extracellular solute-binding protein yields the protein MKITRTIAAVLLTALAAAACSPPQSDPAAEGGDQQSGPLRVWLFDEANRAPKEAVVQEAIKEFEAAHEGVTVDVQWVAVETRADKFSGAFNDPSNAPDVAEFGNTDVASYAETGALADLTADIESWSAGSDLLPSVLETAKVDGKTYGLPWFTGIRALYYRTDVFDELGLQPPKTMAELAETAREIRAAKPDLYGISVGGKYIYAMLPFLWAHGGELAERQGDRWQATVDSEAARAGVTAYTDLIKPDICPPEQCADMTGTQSVQAFSGGQAAMTIGGDFNRKAIEEGLSGKYDVVPLPGTEQGSIAPAFAGGNLLGVFQSSQRRSLAVEFVQLLGSAEYQSKMYEAMGNLPTLSSLQQELSSSEEFLEPFVATLQAGTRFVPSTPAWSLIDAQQILPTAAQQIITGQQPPDAALAEATQQMNDAFGG from the coding sequence ATGAAAATCACCCGAACGATCGCGGCGGTCCTGCTCACCGCACTCGCCGCGGCCGCATGTTCCCCACCCCAGTCAGATCCGGCCGCCGAGGGCGGTGACCAGCAGTCCGGCCCGCTGCGGGTCTGGCTGTTCGACGAGGCCAACCGGGCGCCCAAGGAGGCGGTCGTCCAGGAAGCGATCAAGGAGTTCGAGGCCGCGCACGAGGGCGTCACGGTCGACGTGCAGTGGGTTGCGGTGGAGACAAGGGCCGACAAGTTCTCCGGCGCCTTCAACGACCCTTCCAACGCTCCGGACGTGGCCGAGTTCGGCAACACCGACGTCGCCAGCTATGCCGAGACCGGCGCGCTGGCCGACCTCACCGCCGATATCGAGTCCTGGTCCGCAGGCTCCGACCTGCTGCCGAGCGTGCTGGAGACCGCCAAGGTGGACGGCAAGACCTACGGGCTGCCGTGGTTCACCGGGATCCGCGCGCTGTACTACCGCACCGACGTGTTCGACGAGCTGGGCCTGCAACCGCCGAAGACCATGGCCGAGCTGGCCGAAACGGCCCGCGAGATCCGGGCCGCCAAGCCCGATCTGTACGGGATCTCGGTGGGCGGCAAGTACATCTACGCAATGCTGCCGTTCCTGTGGGCGCATGGCGGCGAGCTCGCCGAGCGGCAGGGCGACCGCTGGCAGGCCACCGTGGACTCCGAGGCCGCCAGGGCTGGGGTGACCGCCTACACCGACCTGATCAAGCCGGACATCTGCCCGCCGGAGCAGTGCGCGGACATGACCGGCACGCAGAGCGTGCAGGCATTCTCCGGCGGCCAGGCGGCGATGACCATCGGCGGTGACTTCAACCGCAAGGCCATCGAGGAAGGGCTCTCGGGCAAGTACGACGTGGTCCCGCTGCCCGGAACGGAGCAGGGCTCGATCGCCCCGGCCTTCGCTGGCGGCAACCTGCTCGGCGTCTTCCAGTCCAGCCAGCGCAGGAGCCTCGCCGTGGAGTTCGTCCAGCTGCTCGGCAGCGCCGAGTACCAGTCCAAGATGTACGAGGCGATGGGCAACCTGCCGACGCTGAGCAGCCTGCAGCAGGAGCTGTCCTCCTCCGAGGAGTTCCTCGAGCCCTTCGTGGCCACGTTGCAGGCAGGCACCCGGTTCGTGCCCAGCACGCCGGCCTGGTCGCTGATCGACGCGCAGCAGATCCTCCCGACGGCCGCGCAGCAGATCATCACCGGCCAGCAGCCACCGGACGCCGCGCTCGCCGAGGCCACGCAGCAGATGAACGACGCCTTCGGCGGCTAG
- a CDS encoding carbohydrate ABC transporter permease has protein sequence MATRQTTAAVPPPVRTPRRRRDGRAAALYLAPAAVLLLGMLAYPLYQLVLISFYDYGRAEAAGTAPLVFLGFDNYVELLETIKFWVVLAKTIGFAAVCVVGSLLVGTTLAVLASRVRAVPRMLLFLAALGAWATPAMAGSYVWLFLFDADFGLVNEVLAGLGWQSMADHSWTYGTYSAFGLVAMEVIWCSFPFVMVTMYAGIKGISEEILESAALDGASWTRIATSVMLPMLRPLLLIATIQSIIWDFKVFTQIYVMTNGGGVAGRNLVLNVYAYQEAFAGSQYGLGAAIGVVMTLILLSITALYVRSQRQSVEL, from the coding sequence ATGGCGACCCGGCAAACCACCGCCGCCGTCCCGCCGCCGGTGCGCACCCCGCGCAGGCGGCGGGACGGCCGCGCCGCGGCGCTGTACCTGGCCCCGGCCGCGGTACTGCTGCTCGGCATGCTGGCCTACCCGCTGTACCAGCTCGTGCTCATCTCGTTCTACGACTACGGGCGGGCGGAGGCCGCGGGCACGGCCCCGCTGGTGTTCCTCGGCTTCGACAACTACGTGGAACTGCTGGAGACCATCAAGTTCTGGGTGGTACTGGCGAAGACGATCGGCTTCGCCGCCGTATGCGTGGTGGGCAGCCTGCTGGTCGGCACCACGCTCGCGGTGCTGGCCAGCAGGGTGCGGGCGGTGCCCCGGATGCTGCTTTTCCTGGCCGCGCTGGGGGCATGGGCCACCCCGGCGATGGCAGGGTCCTACGTCTGGCTGTTCCTGTTCGACGCCGACTTCGGCCTGGTGAACGAGGTACTCGCCGGGCTGGGCTGGCAGAGCATGGCGGACCATTCCTGGACCTACGGCACCTACAGCGCGTTCGGCCTGGTCGCGATGGAGGTCATCTGGTGCTCGTTCCCGTTCGTCATGGTCACCATGTACGCCGGGATCAAGGGCATCTCGGAGGAGATCCTGGAGTCGGCAGCGCTGGACGGGGCGTCCTGGACCAGGATCGCCACCTCGGTGATGTTGCCGATGCTGCGGCCGCTGCTGCTGATCGCCACCATCCAGTCGATCATCTGGGACTTCAAGGTGTTCACCCAGATCTACGTGATGACCAACGGCGGTGGCGTCGCGGGGCGCAACCTGGTGCTGAACGTCTACGCCTACCAGGAGGCCTTCGCAGGCTCGCAGTACGGCCTCGGCGCGGCCATCGGCGTGGTGATGACCCTGATCCTGCTGTCGATCACGGCCCTGTACGTGCGCTCGCAGCGGCAGAGTGTGGAGCTGTAG
- a CDS encoding carbohydrate ABC transporter permease produces MVAEVATVVIAGLVAFPLYWMVLSALKPAAEVQSANPRPWTFSPTFENFDRVLNSAGFARYFLNSTIVAVVVVGLSLLLSFLSAVALTRFRFRGRTVLLVMLLVAQMVPVEALTIPLFFLMRSIGDVAPAFGLNELGSLVLVHLAFQLPLAIWMLRGFVAAVPIELEEASKLDGASRFRFTWQILFPLVLPGLVAVSVLAFIHAWNDFLFAKTFIISKSENQTLPQAILVYFKPEENDWGAIMAGSTLMTIPVLIFFVLVQRRLVSGLSGAVKG; encoded by the coding sequence ATGGTCGCCGAGGTGGCCACCGTGGTGATCGCAGGGCTGGTGGCCTTCCCGCTGTACTGGATGGTGCTGTCCGCGTTGAAACCGGCGGCCGAGGTGCAGTCGGCCAACCCGCGGCCGTGGACCTTCTCCCCCACCTTCGAGAACTTCGACCGGGTGCTGAACTCGGCCGGTTTCGCGCGGTACTTCCTGAACAGCACGATCGTCGCGGTGGTGGTGGTCGGGTTGTCGTTGCTGCTGTCCTTCCTTTCCGCCGTGGCACTCACCAGGTTCCGCTTCCGCGGCCGCACCGTGCTGCTGGTGATGCTGCTGGTGGCGCAGATGGTCCCGGTGGAGGCGCTGACCATCCCGCTGTTCTTCCTGATGCGCTCGATCGGCGATGTGGCCCCGGCCTTCGGGTTGAACGAGCTCGGATCGCTGGTGCTGGTGCACCTGGCCTTCCAGCTGCCGCTGGCGATCTGGATGCTGCGCGGCTTCGTTGCCGCGGTACCGATCGAGCTGGAGGAGGCGTCCAAACTGGACGGCGCGAGCCGGTTCCGGTTCACCTGGCAGATCCTGTTCCCGCTGGTGTTACCCGGGCTGGTCGCGGTGAGTGTGCTGGCGTTCATCCACGCCTGGAACGACTTCCTTTTCGCCAAGACCTTCATCATCTCCAAGTCGGAGAACCAGACCCTGCCGCAGGCGATCCTGGTGTACTTCAAGCCGGAGGAGAACGACTGGGGCGCGATCATGGCCGGGTCCACCCTGATGACCATCCCGGTGCTGATCTTCTTCGTGCTGGTGCAGCGCAGGCTGGTCTCCGGGCTGTCCGGGGCGGTGAAGGGATGA
- a CDS encoding beta-N-acetylhexosaminidase has product MSAFDTLLPRPVRVEPSPGECLLADPAAAPVRLDPALQAEGYRLEIEPAGVLIVAADEAGACHARQTLRQLCGPAAFRAARIHDGPWRLPCGTVTDQPRLGWRGCLLDVARHFRTKAEVLRFVDLLAAHKLNVLHLHLTDDQGWRIQIDRYPRLTEVGGWRTGSMVGRHDGPETDGRPHGGFYPAADLAEIVGYAGDRGIRVVPEIDMPGHVRAALAAYPELGVHPDRSLEVWTSWGVSEDVLNAEESTVDFFRNVLDEVLEIFPSPVIGIGGDEVPVTQWENDPRSRARAAELGLASPGDLHGWFLGRMADHLRERGRRALGWDEVLDAGTDPGTGTVVGSWRGEEAGLRAAAAGHDVVMCPEQWVYLDHRQSAHPDEPIPVGFLRSLEDVYRYRPCPDGMPAERLLGAQAQVWTEHLDTARRVDYAAFPRLAAFAEVVWSGGGDFTEFLPRLREHHLPRLDALGVEYRPLSGPLPWQTRPGVPGRPRDLTMADHQHSTG; this is encoded by the coding sequence ATGAGCGCGTTCGACACCCTGCTGCCCAGGCCGGTGCGGGTCGAGCCGTCCCCCGGCGAGTGCCTGCTTGCCGATCCGGCGGCAGCCCCGGTCCGCCTCGACCCCGCGCTGCAGGCGGAAGGCTACCGGCTGGAGATCGAACCCGCCGGGGTGCTGATCGTGGCCGCCGACGAGGCCGGCGCCTGCCACGCGCGGCAGACGCTGCGCCAGCTGTGCGGCCCGGCGGCGTTCCGCGCCGCGCGGATCCACGATGGACCCTGGCGGCTGCCCTGCGGGACGGTGACCGACCAGCCACGGCTGGGCTGGCGCGGCTGCCTGCTGGACGTGGCGCGGCATTTCCGGACCAAGGCGGAGGTGCTGCGGTTCGTGGACCTGCTGGCCGCGCACAAGCTGAACGTGCTGCACCTGCACCTCACCGATGACCAGGGCTGGCGGATTCAGATCGACCGCTACCCCAGGCTCACCGAGGTCGGCGGCTGGCGCACCGGGTCGATGGTGGGCAGGCACGACGGACCGGAGACCGACGGAAGGCCGCACGGCGGGTTCTACCCCGCGGCCGACCTCGCCGAGATCGTCGGCTACGCCGGGGACCGCGGGATCAGGGTGGTGCCGGAGATCGACATGCCGGGCCATGTGCGTGCGGCGCTGGCCGCCTACCCGGAACTCGGCGTGCACCCGGATCGCTCACTGGAGGTGTGGACCTCGTGGGGGGTGAGCGAGGACGTGCTGAACGCCGAGGAGTCCACAGTAGACTTCTTTCGGAACGTGCTCGACGAGGTGCTGGAGATCTTCCCGTCTCCGGTGATCGGCATCGGCGGGGACGAGGTGCCGGTCACCCAGTGGGAGAACGACCCGCGCAGCAGGGCCCGCGCCGCCGAGCTCGGCCTGGCGAGCCCGGGTGACCTGCACGGCTGGTTCCTCGGCCGGATGGCGGACCATCTGCGCGAGCGTGGCAGGCGGGCGCTCGGCTGGGACGAGGTGCTGGACGCCGGAACCGATCCCGGCACCGGCACGGTGGTCGGGTCCTGGCGCGGCGAGGAGGCCGGGTTACGGGCCGCCGCCGCGGGCCACGACGTGGTGATGTGCCCCGAGCAGTGGGTGTACCTGGACCACCGCCAGTCCGCGCATCCGGACGAGCCGATCCCGGTCGGTTTCCTGCGCTCCCTCGAGGACGTCTACCGTTACCGGCCCTGCCCCGATGGCATGCCGGCCGAGCGGCTGCTCGGGGCACAGGCACAGGTGTGGACCGAGCACCTGGACACCGCGCGCAGGGTGGACTACGCGGCCTTCCCTCGGCTGGCCGCCTTCGCCGAGGTCGTGTGGAGCGGCGGCGGGGACTTCACGGAGTTCCTGCCGCGGCTGCGCGAGCACCACCTGCCCCGGCTGGACGCGCTCGGGGTGGAGTACCGGCCGCTGTCCGGCCCGTTGCCCTGGCAGACCCGCCCCGGCGTCCCCGGCAGACCCCGGGACCTCACCATGGCCGATCATCAACACAGCACGGGTTAA
- a CDS encoding response regulator has product MIAVLVVEDERLAAEAHQQYVRRVPGFTVAGVAHSGAEAIRFCERQPVDLVLLDFYLPDTHGLAVCRALRAAGRTVDVIAVTSARDLDVVRAAVSAGIVQYLLKPFTFDALRDKLERYARYRGLLAGSGEVNGQAEVDGMLATLRGTEHATLPKGMSGETLDAISSALAGAGEALSAAAAAESTGVSRVTARRYLEYLAEHGLAERRPHYGQVGRPEVRYEWVS; this is encoded by the coding sequence ATGATCGCGGTACTCGTCGTGGAGGACGAGCGCCTCGCCGCCGAGGCGCACCAGCAGTACGTGCGGCGGGTCCCCGGCTTCACCGTGGCGGGGGTCGCGCACTCCGGAGCCGAGGCGATCCGGTTCTGCGAACGCCAGCCGGTGGACCTGGTGCTGCTTGACTTCTACCTGCCGGACACGCACGGGCTCGCGGTCTGCCGGGCGCTGCGCGCGGCCGGGCGAACCGTGGACGTGATCGCCGTGACCTCCGCCCGCGATCTCGACGTGGTGCGGGCGGCGGTGTCCGCGGGGATCGTGCAGTACCTGCTGAAGCCGTTCACCTTCGACGCCCTGCGGGACAAGCTGGAACGCTACGCCCGCTACCGCGGGCTGCTGGCGGGCTCCGGCGAGGTCAACGGGCAGGCCGAGGTGGACGGGATGCTCGCCACCCTGCGCGGCACCGAGCACGCCACCCTGCCCAAGGGGATGAGCGGGGAGACCCTGGACGCGATCAGCTCGGCGCTGGCCGGGGCCGGGGAGGCGCTCTCGGCCGCGGCCGCGGCCGAGAGCACCGGGGTGTCCAGGGTGACCGCCCGGCGGTACCTGGAGTACCTGGCCGAGCACGGCCTCGCCGAGCGCAGGCCGCACTACGGCCAGGTGGGCAGGCCCGAGGTGCGCTACGAATGGGTCAGCTGA
- a CDS encoding sensor histidine kinase has product MWSDEPVSTRRWSLARQLLVLQAVLVAVLVAGGAVLAYVDARRASEDRAREEVTAVAATVADAPNVRAALRTGEPSRELQPFAERVRQDTGVDFITIMDPAGVRYTHPDPERIGGRFLGTTAPALRGRMFTETYTGTLGPSIRAVAPVTEDGRVSALVAVGITVRAVSAELARRLPPLLLVACAVLGVGLLGSYLVSARLRRQTRGVAPAELSSMFEYYQAILRSVREGLVLVGRDGRVALCNHAARELLGLSGDPKGRPVGELGLSPELVSTLDATEPRTDEIHVTDTRVLLVNTAPVTAKDREMGNVVTLRDHTELQSLTGELDTVRGFAESLRSQAHESANRLHAVVSLVELGRIEEALVFATAELETAQQLTDRVMGAVSEPVLAALLLGKSADAAERGAELALTEDTALPDTETGFDSRDLVTILGNLIDNAIDAAIEDAGSRRGRPRVTVTVRMDPEALFLRVADTGPGVDQGTAREMFRRGWSTKPGGGAAGRGLGLALVGQAVRRYGGTIEVGGDAGAVFTVTLPRAGTEDTG; this is encoded by the coding sequence ATGTGGTCGGATGAACCCGTGTCGACCAGACGGTGGAGCCTCGCCCGCCAGCTGCTCGTGCTGCAGGCGGTGCTGGTGGCCGTGCTCGTCGCGGGCGGCGCCGTACTGGCCTACGTGGACGCCCGGCGCGCGAGTGAGGACAGGGCGCGGGAGGAGGTCACCGCGGTGGCCGCCACCGTCGCCGACGCGCCCAATGTCCGTGCGGCCCTGCGAACCGGGGAACCCAGCCGCGAGCTCCAGCCGTTCGCCGAGCGGGTACGCCAGGACACCGGGGTCGACTTCATCACGATCATGGATCCGGCCGGGGTGCGCTACACCCACCCCGATCCGGAACGGATCGGCGGGCGGTTCCTCGGCACCACCGCACCCGCCCTGCGGGGCCGGATGTTCACCGAGACCTACACCGGCACGCTCGGCCCCTCGATCCGCGCGGTCGCACCGGTCACCGAGGACGGCCGGGTGTCCGCGCTGGTCGCGGTCGGGATCACCGTCCGAGCCGTCTCGGCCGAGCTCGCGCGGCGGCTGCCACCCCTGCTCCTGGTCGCCTGCGCGGTGCTCGGGGTGGGGCTGCTGGGCAGCTACCTGGTCAGCGCCCGCCTGCGGCGGCAGACGCGCGGGGTGGCTCCGGCCGAGCTGAGCAGTATGTTCGAGTACTACCAGGCCATCCTGCGCTCGGTCCGGGAAGGACTGGTGCTGGTCGGCAGGGACGGGCGGGTGGCGCTGTGCAACCACGCCGCCCGTGAGCTGCTCGGCCTGTCCGGCGACCCGAAGGGCAGGCCCGTCGGGGAGCTCGGCCTTTCCCCCGAACTGGTCAGCACCCTCGATGCCACCGAGCCGCGCACCGACGAGATCCACGTGACCGACACCCGTGTGCTGCTGGTGAACACCGCACCGGTCACCGCCAAGGACCGGGAGATGGGCAATGTGGTGACCCTGCGCGACCACACCGAACTGCAGAGCCTCACTGGTGAGCTGGACACGGTACGCGGGTTCGCCGAGTCCCTGCGCTCGCAGGCGCACGAGTCGGCCAACCGCCTGCACGCGGTGGTGTCCCTGGTCGAACTCGGCCGGATCGAGGAGGCGCTGGTATTCGCCACCGCGGAGCTGGAGACCGCGCAGCAGCTCACCGACCGGGTGATGGGCGCGGTCTCCGAGCCGGTGCTGGCGGCGTTGCTGCTCGGCAAGTCCGCGGACGCCGCCGAGCGGGGCGCGGAGCTCGCGCTCACCGAGGACACCGCGCTGCCGGACACCGAAACCGGGTTCGACTCCAGGGACCTGGTGACCATTCTGGGCAATCTGATCGACAACGCCATCGACGCCGCGATCGAGGACGCCGGGTCCCGCCGGGGCCGTCCCCGGGTGACGGTTACCGTGCGGATGGACCCGGAGGCGCTGTTCCTGCGGGTCGCCGACACCGGCCCCGGGGTGGACCAGGGGACGGCGCGGGAGATGTTCCGGCGCGGCTGGTCGACCAAACCCGGCGGGGGAGCGGCCGGCCGCGGGCTCGGGCTGGCGCTGGTCGGCCAGGCCGTGCGCCGGTACGGCGGAACGATCGAGGTGGGCGGGGACGCCGGGGCCGTGTTCACGGTCACCCTGCCCCGAGCAGGCACGGAGGACACCGGATGA
- a CDS encoding cation:dicarboxylate symporter family transporter encodes MHYLYLAVIAAVILGVVVGFAVPDFAAGLKPLGSGFVSLIKMMISPIIFCTIVLGIGSVAKAAKVGKVGVLALGYFLIMSTFALAIGLVVGNVLHPGEGLQLDPADAAAVQEQAGEGEGTVDFLLGVIPESLLSAFTEGSVLQTLLVALLAGFALQKLGPAGQPILRGIEHLQRLVFRILAMIMWVAPVGAFGAIAAVVGETGWAALRSLAVIMLGFYATCLLFIFGVLGAVLWFGARVNIFSLLRYLGREFLLIVSTSSSESALPRLIAKMEHLGVSRPVVGITVPTGYSFNLDGTAIYLTMATLFIATAQGSPLGIGEQISLLVFMIIASKGAAGVSGAGIATLAGGLQSHRPELVDGVGFILGIDRFMSEARALTNFAGNAVATVLIGSWTGELDRVQSRRVLAGEDPFNEATLVDEHEPREVEPSAETLAQPAPAAAHHDGMVGAEDRVRQG; translated from the coding sequence ATGCACTACCTGTACCTGGCGGTGATCGCCGCGGTCATCCTCGGGGTGGTCGTGGGCTTCGCGGTGCCCGACTTCGCGGCCGGGCTCAAGCCGCTCGGTTCGGGTTTCGTCAGCCTGATCAAGATGATGATCAGCCCGATCATCTTCTGCACGATCGTGCTCGGAATCGGCTCGGTGGCGAAGGCGGCGAAGGTCGGCAAGGTCGGGGTACTCGCCCTGGGCTACTTCCTCATCATGTCCACCTTCGCACTGGCTATCGGCCTGGTGGTGGGCAATGTGCTGCACCCTGGCGAGGGGCTGCAGCTCGATCCGGCCGATGCCGCCGCGGTGCAGGAGCAGGCAGGCGAGGGTGAGGGCACGGTCGACTTCCTGCTCGGCGTGATCCCGGAGTCGTTGCTGTCCGCGTTCACCGAGGGTTCGGTGCTGCAGACCCTGCTGGTGGCGCTGCTGGCCGGGTTCGCGTTGCAGAAGCTGGGCCCGGCCGGGCAACCGATCCTGCGCGGGATCGAGCACCTGCAGCGGCTGGTGTTCCGCATCCTGGCCATGATCATGTGGGTGGCGCCGGTCGGTGCGTTCGGCGCGATCGCCGCCGTGGTCGGCGAGACCGGCTGGGCCGCGTTGCGGAGCCTGGCCGTGATCATGCTCGGCTTCTACGCGACCTGCCTGCTGTTCATCTTCGGCGTGCTCGGCGCCGTGCTCTGGTTCGGTGCCCGGGTGAACATCTTCAGCCTGCTGCGCTACCTCGGCCGGGAGTTCCTGCTGATCGTGTCCACCTCATCCTCGGAGTCGGCGCTGCCGAGGCTGATCGCCAAGATGGAGCACCTCGGGGTGAGCAGGCCGGTGGTGGGCATCACCGTGCCGACCGGGTACTCCTTCAACCTGGACGGCACCGCGATCTACCTGACCATGGCCACCCTGTTCATCGCCACGGCGCAGGGCAGCCCGCTCGGCATCGGCGAGCAGATCTCCCTGCTGGTCTTCATGATAATCGCCTCGAAGGGCGCGGCCGGGGTGAGCGGCGCCGGGATCGCCACCCTGGCGGGCGGGCTGCAGTCGCACCGGCCGGAGCTGGTCGACGGGGTGGGTTTCATCCTCGGTATCGACCGGTTCATGTCCGAGGCGCGGGCGCTGACCAACTTCGCGGGCAACGCCGTGGCCACGGTGCTCATCGGCTCCTGGACCGGGGAGCTCGACCGGGTCCAGTCGCGCCGGGTGCTGGCAGGCGAGGACCCGTTCAACGAGGCCACCCTGGTGGACGAGCACGAGCCGCGGGAGGTGGAGCCGTCAGCCGAGACGCTCGCACAGCCCGCGCCGGCCGCGGCGCATCATGACGGCATGGTTGGCGCGGAAGACCGGGTGCGCCAGGGGTGA